A single genomic interval of Rhodopseudomonas palustris harbors:
- a CDS encoding DUF2442 domain-containing protein, translated as MSTLEIDVGDIRPVAVEFTADELVVTLADGRRIATPLDWYPSLLHASAAARTNFELMPMGIHWPELDEDLGIAGMLRGRSATCASQA; from the coding sequence ATGAGCACTTTGGAAATTGATGTCGGCGACATCAGGCCGGTCGCGGTGGAGTTCACTGCGGACGAACTCGTCGTGACGCTCGCCGATGGCCGGCGGATCGCAACGCCGCTCGATTGGTACCCCAGCCTGCTACACGCGTCTGCGGCGGCGCGCACTAATTTCGAGTTGATGCCGATGGGCATTCACTGGCCGGAGCTCGACGAAGACCTCGGCATTGCAGGCATGCTACGCGGTCGATCTGCGACATGCGCTTCACAAGCTTAG
- a CDS encoding DUF4160 domain-containing protein: MPTVLRWGAYRAFFYSNEAGEPAHVHVRAGNSEAKFWLHDLSIAVNAGFPAHEIGAILRHLRAHRELLEGKWHEHFGN; encoded by the coding sequence ATGCCGACCGTGTTGCGCTGGGGAGCCTACCGGGCGTTCTTCTACTCAAATGAAGCCGGGGAACCTGCTCACGTGCATGTCCGAGCCGGCAACAGCGAAGCCAAGTTCTGGTTGCACGATCTCTCGATTGCGGTGAATGCGGGATTTCCCGCTCACGAGATCGGCGCTATTCTTCGTCACCTCCGCGCGCATCGTGAGTTGCTGGAAGGCAAGTGGCATGAGCACTTTGGAAATTGA
- the glpK gene encoding glycerol kinase GlpK: MPFVMAIDQGTTSSRAILFRSDISIAASAQQEFPQHFPASGWVEHEPEDIWATTIATCRAAMDKAGATAADIAAIGITNQRETVVVWDAVSGQAIHRAIVWQDRRTAEFCTRLKADGLEPMVTAKTGLIIDPYFSGTKVAWLLDNVPGARARAERGELKFGTVDCYLLWRLTGGKVHATDATNASRTLLFNIHDGAWDDELLKLLGVPRSMLPEVKDSSAHFGDSVPELFGGSITIRGIAGDQQAATIGQACFTPGMIKSTYGTGCFALLNTGATPVKSNNKLLTTVAYQLDGKRTYALEGSIFVAGSAVQWLRDGLGVIKHASETGPLADKSDSAQSVYLVPAFVGMGAPYWNPRVRGALFGLTRNTGPAELAHAALESVCYQTFDLWAAMRADWPDADAATTVLRVDGGMTASDWTMQRLADLLDAPVDRPVIQETTALGAAYLAGLSAGVFPEPQKFADNWRLDHRFRPAMSAATRERKLAGWARAVKGLLATDEGE; this comes from the coding sequence ATGCCTTTCGTCATGGCCATCGATCAGGGCACCACCTCGTCGCGGGCGATTCTGTTCCGCTCCGACATTTCGATCGCGGCCTCCGCGCAGCAGGAATTCCCGCAGCATTTCCCGGCGTCCGGTTGGGTCGAGCACGAGCCCGAGGACATCTGGGCGACGACCATCGCCACCTGTCGCGCTGCGATGGACAAGGCCGGCGCGACCGCCGCCGACATCGCCGCGATCGGCATCACCAACCAGCGCGAAACCGTGGTGGTGTGGGACGCGGTGTCCGGCCAGGCGATCCACCGCGCCATCGTCTGGCAGGATCGCCGCACCGCGGAGTTCTGCACCCGGCTGAAGGCCGACGGGCTGGAGCCGATGGTCACCGCCAAGACCGGACTGATCATCGATCCGTATTTCTCCGGCACCAAGGTTGCCTGGCTGCTCGACAACGTGCCCGGCGCACGAGCCCGCGCCGAGCGCGGCGAGCTGAAATTCGGCACCGTCGATTGCTATCTGTTGTGGCGGCTGACCGGCGGCAAAGTCCACGCCACCGACGCTACCAACGCCTCGCGCACCCTGCTGTTCAACATCCACGACGGCGCCTGGGACGACGAGCTGCTCAAGCTGCTCGGCGTGCCGCGCTCGATGCTGCCGGAGGTGAAGGATTCATCGGCGCATTTCGGCGACAGCGTGCCGGAGCTGTTCGGCGGCTCGATCACCATCCGCGGCATCGCGGGCGACCAGCAGGCGGCGACCATCGGCCAGGCCTGCTTCACCCCGGGCATGATCAAGTCGACCTACGGCACCGGCTGCTTCGCGCTGCTCAACACCGGTGCGACGCCGGTGAAGTCGAACAACAAGCTGCTCACCACGGTCGCCTATCAGCTCGATGGCAAACGCACCTACGCGCTGGAAGGCTCGATCTTCGTCGCCGGCAGCGCGGTGCAATGGCTGCGCGATGGCCTCGGCGTCATCAAGCATGCCTCCGAGACCGGGCCGCTCGCCGACAAGTCGGATTCGGCGCAGAGCGTGTACCTGGTGCCGGCCTTCGTCGGCATGGGCGCGCCGTATTGGAATCCACGCGTCCGCGGCGCGCTGTTCGGCCTGACGCGCAACACCGGCCCGGCCGAGCTTGCCCATGCCGCGCTGGAGAGTGTCTGCTACCAGACCTTCGACCTGTGGGCGGCGATGCGCGCCGACTGGCCGGATGCCGACGCCGCCACTACCGTGCTCCGCGTCGACGGCGGCATGACCGCGTCGGACTGGACCATGCAGCGCCTCGCCGATCTGCTCGACGCCCCGGTCGATCGCCCGGTGATCCAGGAAACCACCGCGCTCGGCGCCGCGTACTTGGCCGGCCTCAGCGCCGGCGTCTTCCCCGAGCCGCAAAAATTCGCCGACAACTGGCGCCTCGACCACCGCTTCCGCCCCGCAATGAGCGCAGCGACGCGCGAGCGCAAGTTGGCGGGCTGGGCGAGGGCTGTGAAGGGGCTGTTGGCGACGGATGAGGGGGAGTAA
- a CDS encoding ANTAR domain-containing response regulator codes for MDHSLNIVIVDENPVRAAILTEGLREAGMTEITHLEGTTNLLARIYQIDPDVILIDLENPSRDMLEQMFQVSRIVKRPIAMFVDQSDTASIQASVDAGVSAYIVDGLKKERMKHILDLCISRFNAFAKLETELSNARSALEDRKVIDRAKGILMKAKGLTEEQAYVLLRTTAMNEKKKIAEIAQSVITASEMLK; via the coding sequence ATGGACCATTCGCTCAACATCGTCATCGTCGATGAGAACCCGGTGCGCGCCGCGATTCTCACCGAGGGCCTGCGCGAGGCCGGGATGACAGAAATCACCCATCTCGAAGGCACCACCAATCTGTTGGCGCGGATCTATCAGATCGATCCGGACGTGATCCTGATCGACCTCGAAAACCCCAGCCGCGACATGCTGGAGCAGATGTTCCAGGTCTCGAGGATCGTGAAGCGGCCGATCGCGATGTTTGTCGACCAGAGCGACACCGCCTCGATCCAGGCCTCGGTCGATGCCGGCGTCTCCGCCTACATCGTCGACGGGCTGAAGAAGGAGCGGATGAAGCACATCCTCGATCTGTGCATCTCGCGCTTCAACGCCTTCGCCAAGCTCGAGACCGAGCTGAGCAATGCCCGCTCGGCGCTCGAAGACCGCAAGGTGATCGACCGCGCCAAGGGCATCCTGATGAAGGCCAAGGGCCTCACCGAGGAGCAGGCCTACGTGCTGCTGCGGACCACCGCGATGAACGAGAAGAAGAAGATCGCCGAGATCGCCCAGTCGGTGATCACGGCTTCGGAGATGCTGAAATGA